Proteins encoded in a region of the Calonectris borealis unplaced genomic scaffold, bCalBor7.hap1.2 HAP1_SCAFFOLD_66, whole genome shotgun sequence genome:
- the LOC142076593 gene encoding olfactory receptor 14A16-like, protein MALILLREVSPNLSLSFPSWTVPHAQRQQMSNTSSITHFLLLAFADTRELQLLHFWLFLGIYLAALLGNGLIITIIACDHRLHTPMYFFLLNLSILDLGCISTTVPKSMASPLWDTRAISYLGCAAQLFLFSLFLVTEYYILTIMAYDRYVAICQPLHYGTLLGSRACVHMAAAAWGNGFLTALLHTANTFSLPLCKGNAVDQFFCEIPQILKLSCSHAYLREVGIIVVSLSLRFGFFIFIVVSYVQIFRAVLRIPSVQGRHKAFSTCLPHLAVVSLFVSTIIFAYLKPPSISSPSLDLVVTVLYALVPPALNPLIYSMRNKELKNALKNLILEVVFQQQ, encoded by the coding sequence atggctttgattttgctcagagaagtctctcctaacttgtcactgtcttttccctcttggacagtcccccatgcccagaggcagcagatgtccaacaccagctccatcacccacttcctcctcctggccttcgcagacacgcgggagctgcagctcttgcacttctggctcttcctgggcatctacctggctgccctgctgggcaacggcctcatcatcaccatcatagcctgcgaccaccgcctccacacccccatgtacttcttcctcctcaacctctccatccttgacctgggctgcatctccaccactgttcccaaatccatggccagtcccctctgggacaccagggccatctcctacttgggatgtgctgcccagctctttctgttttccttgtttttagtaacagagtattatattctcaccatcatggcctatgaccgctatgttgccatctgccaacccctgcactatgggaccctcctgggcagcagagcttgtgtccacatggcagcagctgcctggggcaatgggtttctcactgctctgctgcacactgccaatacattttcactgcccctctgcaagggcaatgctgtggaccagttcttctgtgaaatccctcAGATCCTTAAGCTTTCCTGCTCACATGCCTATCTCAGGGAAGTTGGGATCATTGTGGTTAGTCTTTCTTtacgttttgggttttttattttcattgtggtgtcctatgtgcagatcttcagggctgtgctgaggatcccctctgtgCAAGGGcgacacaaagccttttccacatgcctccctcacctggccgtggtctccctgtttgtcagcactatcaTATTTGCCTAtctgaagcctccctccatctcctccccatccctggatctggtggtgacagttctgtacgcgttggtacctccagcactGAACCcgctcatctacagcatgaggaacaaggaactcaagaatgccctcaagaacctcattctagaagtagtatttcagcagcaataa